The Bacteroidia bacterium genomic sequence TGCGGTCATTGGTCATTTTGGATTAGGGTTTTATTCCGCTTTCATGGTTGCAAGCAAAGTAGAAATCAACTCATTGGCTAGACACGATGATGCTAAGGCAGCATATTGGGTATGCGATGGAAACACAGATATTAAAATGGGTGAAGGAGATAGGAGTGAGAGGGGGACAGAGATTGTACTACATCTCAATGATGATAGTTTAGAGTTTAATGACTCCTTTAGAATCAGGGGTATTCTTGATAAATACTGCAAGTTCTTACCAGTACCTATAAAATTTGAAGACAAAATTATCAATGAAAAAGAGCCGATATGGACGAAGAAACCTCAGGATTTGAAAGAGGAAGATTACCAAGATTTATATAAAACGCTCTATCCATTTGAACCTGAAGCACTTTTTCATATCCATCTCAATGTTGACTATCCTTTTAATTTAACCGGAGTGCTGTTTTTTCCTAAAATCAGCAATCGTTTTGAACCAGATAGACACAAAGTCCAGTTATACAGCAATCAGGTATTTGTTACAGATAACGTAAAGGATATTTTGCCTGATTATTTGGTATTACTTCAAGGAATTATTGACTCACCGGATATCCCTTTAAATGTTTCCAGAAGTGCTTTACAAAGCGATGGAAATGTAAAGAAAATAACAACCCACATTTCAAAAAAAGTGGCTGATAAGTTAGGAGAATTGTTTAAAAACGATAGAGCGGATTTTGAATCTAAATGGGAGAACCTTGGGCTTTTTGTCAAATATGGTATTGTTAGCGATGAGAAGTTTTATGAAAAAGCAAAAGACTTCTGTTTGTTGAAAGATACTGTGGGTAAATTTATGACACTGGATGAGTTTGAAACTACGGCAAAAGAAATCCAAACAAATAAAGATAATAAGACAGTGCTACTATATACTACTGAGCCGCCAGAACAAGCCATTTATATCAAGCAAGCAAGGGACAATGGATATATAGTAATTGAATTTGACGGTGTAATTGACCAATATTTTGTTGGAAAATTAGAAGAGAAAAATACCAACATTGTTTGTCGCAGGGTTGATGCTGACACTTTAGACAAACTTGTAGATAAAGGAATTGATATAGAATCAATTTGCAGCAAAGAAGAAGAAGAAACTATCAAAGACCTTTTTGCAAAACAAGCAGATCAAGGGTTTGAAGTAGAAACAGTCCCAATGAGTGCGCTCGAACCTCCCGTAGTGATCACAGAAGGAGAATTTGACCGTAGGTTTAGAGAAATGTACAGCAATCAAACGGCAATGTTCGGTACGGAATCTATGGGAGCGCAATACAAAGTCAAGGTAAATACTAACCACCCATTGATGAAGACTATTTTAAATGCAAACGAAAATTCTTCTAAGGAGGCAGTGGTAGGTCAATTATTGGATTTGGCATTACTAAGTAAAAATCTTTTGAAAGGAGAGAAGATGGCGAATTTTGTTAACCGAAGCATTGATTTGATTAACAAATAAAAAGAGTCCCAATTTGCATGCTCTCGTGTGGAAAGTATGCATATCACTAAGCATTTCTATTGCTCTTGGAGTGCATATATTTGCAAAAAAAATGAACCATGAAGCAGTATCTTATCATAACAACAATTTTACTATGTGCAATATCTGTATTTTCGCAAGCACCTAAAACATCTTGGGCTTCACAGAGCACAGGAGGAAACAATAATGTGAGTACAGGATTGGTAGTTGACAAAGATGGAAATACTTATATCACAGGCTATTTTAGTGATACAGTCCATTTTGGAAGTTACGAATTGGTTTGCAAAGGAATGTCAGATGTATTTGTAGCAAAAGTTGACAAGGATGGCAATTATTTATGGGCGATAAGTGCCGGAGGTAGTAGACAAGACATACCGAATGACATAGCAGTAGATGACACTGGCAATTTATATATTATTGGTTCCTATGCCTTGATTGCCAACTTTGGTACTGAGAGTCTAATCTCTTCTAATTTCTCCAATATTTTTTAGCTAAAATTGATAAAAATGGAAATTTTATATGGGCAAAGCATGCCGGTGGTGCACAAGATGATATTGGAAATGGTATTGCATTGGACCTCAATGGCAATATTTATGTTACCGGGAGTTTTAGATTGATTGCTGACTTTGGGAATTTGCAGCTCAATGTACAAGACAATGTATTAGGAGGTTCTAATCAATATGACAATATTTTTGTTGGAAAATTGGATAATGGCGGCAACTTCAAGTGGGTTGTACAAGCAGGTGGAGATGGTATAGATTATGGAGTAAGCCTTGATGTTAATGATAATGGCGACATCTTTGTTGCCGGAATTATTGCAAATGACTCTTGGTTTGATGAATGAGGTGCTATCTTTTTGTCAAATACGTCCGGGAACCAAAATTCTTTTATTGCCAAATACAATAGCAGTGGTACTTGTCAATGGGTCAGAGGTTTTACAAGTGATGATGAAAACAGAGTGTATCATATTGCCGCAGATAAACAAGGAAATGCATTTGTATCGGGACGCTTTAGCGGAAAAATTACTTTCACAAATATTGAAGAAACTGCAATAGGCACGCACGATGCATATCTTGTTAAATACAATCAAACAGGAGCCATTGTTTGGTATCAACTTTTAACAGGCAAAGGTGAAACACATTGTACTAAGGTGTCATTAGATGGCAACAGCAATGTTTATGTTGGAGGTTATTTTAGCAACTATTTGAAAATGGGTTCAGATAGTTCGTTTGCTTTAGGTGAAACTGATTTGTTTGTTGCAAAATTGGACAGTACAGGTTTAAAGAATTGGTTATATCACAAAGGGTCTGATAAAAGTGAAACACTCAATGGTTTAGTTGCACTTCTGAATGGGGATTGTTTGCTGTAGGGGAGCTTTAATGCAGACTTGATATTAGATGATCAGAATTTAACAACCTCTTCAATTACAAGTGTTTTTGCCGCTAAGCTCTCGTTTGAGCAGCCAAACACAGGGATTGCAAATTTAGCAAACACTTCAAAAAGTATAAAGCTTTTTCCAAACCCTGCGAATAGCACTGTAACTATTGAGAATTTACCGGTTAATACAGTAATTCAAATTACCGATATGCAAGGCAAATTAATTCAAAAGATAATACCAACAGACGCATGCAAGGCTGTTAATGTTACTCAATTTGTCAAAGGGTTGTACCTGATTATCATCTCTTCAGAAAATAAACACATTGTAGAGAAACTCTTGGTAGAGTAGTAGGATTATTGCTAAGGAGCAATACACCTTTTTTAAATCGTTTTTAAAGCATGAAAATTACGGATGTGAATCCTTACATGATTTAGCTTAAATCAAAATTTTTTAATATATCTGTTATTCAGTTTGAAGACATAATTTTGCAAGCTGAATATTGAACTCATGTTAGCATTTGAAGCAAAGAATCCTGATTATAAAAAATTAATATTAGAAAAGCTCAAAGGACAGCATTTCATGAAACATATTGGAATGGCTATTACCGATATTGAGCCCGGATATGTAACTGCTGAAGTTGAACTTAAACAAATACACAATCAACAAGACGGGATTACGCACGGTGGTGTAACGGCAACTATTGCAGATATTGCAATGGGGTTTGCTGCATTTTCATTAGTAGAAAAAGGGAAGGGTATGGTAACTTCAAAACTTGAAGTATCCTATCTTAATCCTTCAATAGATGGCAAACTTATTGCTAAAGGAAAAGTCATTAAAGCCGGCAACCGACTCTACTATTGTGAAGCAGATATTATTAATGAAAGACTTAATAATACAAGCACTTTGGTAGCAAAGAGTACCGGAATTATGTGTACCATAAATTTACAACAATGAAAAAAATTAAGCTACTTCTTTTATTGACAACTTTCTCTGCATCATTTGTTTATTCACAGTCGGAGGATTACTACATTGACAAAGGATTAGACTTTGAAGAATCCGGCAGTTACGCAATTGCCATATCGTATTATGACAGTGCAATTATGTTAAATGACATGAATGCCATAGCATACTATAACAGAGGAGTTTGCAATTCAGCTTTAAAACTATATGGTTCAGCATTAGTAGATTACAACAAGGCATTAAGTATTGACAGTACACTTGCTGATGCTTATTATAACAGAGCTTTAACTTACGAAGCATTAAACAATCCTGTCATGGCACTTGCCGATATGGAGATATTTACAAAGATGCAACCTGATGACACTTTGGGCTATCTTGCATATTCAGAAATGCTTTTTAAGCAAGGCGAGTATTCACGTGCTATTGCTGCTAACCAACGAGCAATCAACGCTGGACTGACTCGTAAGGCGATTGCATTAAAGAATCAGGGAGTTTGTTACTATAAATTAGGAACCAATTCGATGGCTGAATATCTGTTCACTCAAGCCATTATTGAATCTCCTACTTTTGAAGAAGTGTTATTAGATAGGGCAAGAGTAAGGGTGGCAATGGAGTTATATCAAGATGCCTTTGATGACATATATACTTATATGCTTAAACACCCAACCGACTTTGATGCATTAACCATCCGTTCTGTTTGTAATTTTAATTTAAAAAAATATGATGACGCGCTCAAAGATTATGAACTTTTGATTGAGGTTCAACCCAATAATGGCGATTGGTACTTTGAAAAAGGTAATTGTTTAGTAAAATTAAAACGAGATGCAGAAGCAGAAATAGCCTATACAACAGCATTGCAAACATCTAAAAACTTAGGTTGGATTTTGGTAATGCGGGGAGTTGTAAGGTACAATCAACAAAAGAAAGAAGAGGCATGCAGTGATTGGCAGCAAGCGCGATTACTCGGAGAAGAAGAGGGAATATTATTATATTCTCGTTATTGTCAAGAAAGCCAAGATAATCCAACAGAAACAGAATCAAAATAAACGATATAGTAGTATCTTTGCAGTGCTCAATTTAAGTAATATGGGGCTGTCTGGTATTGACGGGATTACAATTGAGATGTAAGCATGTAGAGCCTTGGGTATGCAGCTCTTTAATCTGGAGACCTAACAACATAAATGGCGAAACTAACTACGCCCTAGCTGCCTAATTTAGATTAATTAGCACTAGTTGTCAAAAGAGAGACCCTGCCTGAGCCGTCCTCTTTCAGACAATCAAAACTGCTCAGGTATTGACTGTTGATTTCTGCTAAACAGTTAATTATTTCGCAGGATACGGATTAATTTAGGTTGTTGGCAAACCTTGTTTCTCCCGACAATAATGTGCCGATAAACATGTAGAAAGCATCATTCAGTTTCTTCTCCGGACGCGGGTTCGACTCCCGCCAGCTCCACCCAATATAGTAAGTCGCTCACAAAAGCGATTTTTTTATTGTTCAAATAGAACCTAAAATAGTTTCCATGTGAAAGATTAACCCATATATTAGGATAACTCTTTTAGTCCTGCAGTAACTTTATTTTTCTTGTCCATTTTTACACGTTTGGGTGTAAACCTATTTTAGGACAAGACACCTGAAAAAGTGTTAATCTTTGATTACACGAAAAGTTTCTACTCTGTCATTAGAATTTACTCTTAAGAAATAAATTCCCTTTGCAAGATGTTTAATATCAATATAATCTTCTGAATTTGATGTTAATGGATGCATGGTTTGCTTAATCAATATGCTACCTTCTATCGAAACCAACTCAATGTCAAAACTGTTGATAAATGTTGATGATATTATAATGATGTCATGAGCAGGATTTGGATATAAAGAGACAGAAGGTTGAACTTTTGTTGTTTTGATGATTATAGATCTGAAAGAAGATAAAGAAGCGTGCCCATCATAATCCACTTGTTTGATTCTGTAATAATTAATTCCCATTTTGGGCTTTGTGTCAATAACATAATAATGATTAGCTTGCAGTGAATTTCCTTTACCTTGAACAAATTCAAGTGTTTGCCATGTTTGTCCGTCAATGCTGTGTTGTACTTCAAAATAATCATTGTTTATTTCTGCAACAGTAGTCCAATTGATATATACTCCAACATTTCCTTCATCTGCTCGTACATTAAAATCAGTTAAAGTGATAGGAAGTGGGTTAGGCGAGCCTCCGCCAAAGCCAAAGTTGCTCCATCCGCTTGCACCCGTTACTTTTACAATGGGTTTGAGCAACGTTCCGCTTGTTTGAACCGGAGTACCTGCTAAAGCCCAACTGCCCATACCACTGCGTTTGAGAAGTCCTAATTCGCATAAGTCAGTAATACCGTCAAAACCTTCAGCTTCAAATGCAATATCATAAGTTCCTCCGCTGAGCCCGTTTCCGTCATCAATTTGCCAATAGGAGGGGGCGGCATTGGAAATATTATAAGCTGCACACAAACCTACGGCAGGTACCGCAACCGGTAAACCTGAAGCTCCCATTGATGAGTTTATATAGCTTGCAGTGAGCGTACCTCCGGCACTTGGCGCAGATGAAAATTCAACCGTAACGAATTTTTTGTTATTATTTGATTCCAAAGGAAAAAGACCTGAACTGCTTCCTGAATTTGTGCCGTCAAACCAACGAGCAAATGTACCTTCGATTGAACCGCTGGTATAACTTAGACTTCCTTTATCTGTTGTAGAAGTACCGAGTGTCAAGGTATAGGCTCCTGTTTTTATTTTACCCGAAGTAAGGCTTAATTCACCTGAAAGCCCAATATTGGATTGAAGTGTGAGAATAGACCCATTGTTTACTTCGAGTTTTTTGACGCTGGCAGGTAATGCTGAACCGGCATTCTGAGAGCCACTTTTATTGTAAATAAATGTTTGTTTATATGGAGTAACAAAATAAACCGAACCTAATCCCAACAACCCATTAGAATGGCTTGTTATTAAAATCCCCTCTGAATCCATTTTAAGATTACTCAAAGGATTTCTTTTCATTGTGCTGTCATTGGCTTGAACAAAAGTGCCTCCATTTTCAATAATTAAATTTCTGTTAATTCCTTTATCCAAAATTACATTTCCACTCGTCCATTTCAATATGCCACCGCTGTTCACATTGGTTCTTGTAAGTACGCGATCATCAGTAATTTCAACAGTATGTCCATTTCTAATAATAACAGAATCAATATAGAATGACGGTAAAATGATGGTGTCGTGCCAAAATGCGCCTGTCCATGGGGCATATTCCCATGTTGCAAGCTCATTCCATTTTCCACTTTTTTTACTTCTGAAAATGAGCGGGTCTCTTACCATACAATCCACTTGTGCAACCTTTGTCATTGCAGTTTGTGAACAAACTCCGGTAGTGCTTTTACTCATTATATAGTTTCCGCATGCGGTATCATTAGATTGTAATTCCCTATGATTATCTCCATTAGAAATGGCATAATGCATAACATTTGCACTATTGATTACATGTCCTAATTGGTGTCCATGCCCCAGTTCATGCAATGCAACCGATTCAAAATCATATTCACTCATTGAAGGGTCGGAGGGACCATATTGCCAAGCGAAAGTTTTTTTGAATGCGATATCTAATTCAGAAACATACCAATTCATATCTCCACTACTTCCACTTTTGAAACATCCTGAATACCATGAATAGCATACCCCAATTACACTTCCAGGAAGTGAATTATCATAAAAAACCATATTGTCTCCGTCAAAACTATTGGATGGGTTGTTTTTATTGCCTGATACAGACCAATTAATCAGAGTTTTACATCTCCATGTTTCTAATGCTCTTAAAAAGGATGCAGTTGCATTTGAGTTTGCAAGAAAATCATCGTCCCATGTCCATGTAATTCCACCTAAACCATTAAGACTTTGGTGTCTTATCTCAAAAGGTTCTGTAACAGGAGAGGGAGGGTAGTTTGCATATTCAACGTTCAAATGTGCCCAAGGAATCGTGAGTGTTGAAGCTGATGGAGAAGATGTGTTTCCTCCGTTCTCTTTAACAATAATATTACCTGTGCCGGCACTTGATGTTACTTTAAGTTCAATTTTGGTATCAGACCAAGAAATGATATCGCCAGAACGCGCTTGTACATAAGTACTGCCGCCATCGTTAGCATTTGGAAAATAAACTGTACCGGTACCTTGTGTAGCGCCAAAATCTGTTCCGGTAATTGTTAATACTTCTTGTGTTCCTGCGTGTATGGTGGAAGGTAAAAAGCCGCTGATTGCAGGTGTTGCTCTTCTGATATTTTCAGTATTCTTTTGAGGGGTTAAAGACTGGTAATTATGTCCTGTGATTGAGGTAATTGCAGGTATTAAATTTACTGAAATCATGCCCCAATTGTTGAGTTCATCAAAAGCATTAAGTTGTTGATGGTCATAATAAATAAAACCTAAGGGACCAATAGGAGAGAGGTAGCTGGTAGTTATCCCGATACCTGTTTCCCATTTTGTATTTATTGTAAGAAAGAATATTCCTGATTG encodes the following:
- a CDS encoding PaaI family thioesterase, encoding MLAFEAKNPDYKKLILEKLKGQHFMKHIGMAITDIEPGYVTAEVELKQIHNQQDGITHGGVTATIADIAMGFAAFSLVEKGKGMVTSKLEVSYLNPSIDGKLIAKGKVIKAGNRLYYCEADIINERLNNTSTLVAKSTGIMCTINLQQ
- the htpG gene encoding molecular chaperone HtpG, with product MKSRKISVHTENIFPIIKKFLYTDHEVFLRELISNAVDATQKLKALSSIGEYIGEMGDLTIEVKLDKEAKTLSIIDRGIGLTQEEIEKYINQLAFSGAEEFLQQYKDKTETAVIGHFGLGFYSAFMVASKVEINSLARHDDAKAAYWVCDGNTDIKMGEGDRSERGTEIVLHLNDDSLEFNDSFRIRGILDKYCKFLPVPIKFEDKIINEKEPIWTKKPQDLKEEDYQDLYKTLYPFEPEALFHIHLNVDYPFNLTGVLFFPKISNRFEPDRHKVQLYSNQVFVTDNVKDILPDYLVLLQGIIDSPDIPLNVSRSALQSDGNVKKITTHISKKVADKLGELFKNDRADFESKWENLGLFVKYGIVSDEKFYEKAKDFCLLKDTVGKFMTLDEFETTAKEIQTNKDNKTVLLYTTEPPEQAIYIKQARDNGYIVIEFDGVIDQYFVGKLEEKNTNIVCRRVDADTLDKLVDKGIDIESICSKEEEETIKDLFAKQADQGFEVETVPMSALEPPVVITEGEFDRRFREMYSNQTAMFGTESMGAQYKVKVNTNHPLMKTILNANENSSKEAVVGQLLDLALLSKNLLKGEKMANFVNRSIDLINK
- a CDS encoding T9SS type A sorting domain-containing protein, coding for MKKILVLLLVILFGVLDNKAGCPLINIPLNERIAQSDFVIEATVLHKESYEDSKNNFIYTAHTLQINKIFKGAITTQTITLITEGGFVGMRGLKVSPNLNTEIGQSGIFFLTINTKWETGIGITTSYLSPIGPLGFIYYDHQQLNAFDELNNWGMISVNLIPAITSITGHNYQSLTPQKNTENIRRATPAISGFLPSTIHAGTQEVLTITGTDFGATQGTGTVYFPNANDGGSTYVQARSGDIISWSDTKIELKVTSSAGTGNIIVKENGGNTSSPSASTLTIPWAHLNVEYANYPPSPVTEPFEIRHQSLNGLGGITWTWDDDFLANSNATASFLRALETWRCKTLINWSVSGNKNNPSNSFDGDNMVFYDNSLPGSVIGVCYSWYSGCFKSGSSGDMNWYVSELDIAFKKTFAWQYGPSDPSMSEYDFESVALHELGHGHQLGHVINSANVMHYAISNGDNHRELQSNDTACGNYIMSKSTTGVCSQTAMTKVAQVDCMVRDPLIFRSKKSGKWNELATWEYAPWTGAFWHDTIILPSFYIDSVIIRNGHTVEITDDRVLTRTNVNSGGILKWTSGNVILDKGINRNLIIENGGTFVQANDSTMKRNPLSNLKMDSEGILITSHSNGLLGLGSVYFVTPYKQTFIYNKSGSQNAGSALPASVKKLEVNNGSILTLQSNIGLSGELSLTSGKIKTGAYTLTLGTSTTDKGSLSYTSGSIEGTFARWFDGTNSGSSSGLFPLESNNNKKFVTVEFSSAPSAGGTLTASYINSSMGASGLPVAVPAVGLCAAYNISNAAPSYWQIDDGNGLSGGTYDIAFEAEGFDGITDLCELGLLKRSGMGSWALAGTPVQTSGTLLKPIVKVTGASGWSNFGFGGGSPNPLPITLTDFNVRADEGNVGVYINWTTVAEINNDYFEVQHSIDGQTWQTLEFVQGKGNSLQANHYYVIDTKPKMGINYYRIKQVDYDGHASLSSFRSIIIKTTKVQPSVSLYPNPAHDIIIISSTFINSFDIELVSIEGSILIKQTMHPLTSNSEDYIDIKHLAKGIYFLRVNSNDRVETFRVIKD
- a CDS encoding tetratricopeptide repeat protein, with translation MKKIKLLLLLTTFSASFVYSQSEDYYIDKGLDFEESGSYAIAISYYDSAIMLNDMNAIAYYNRGVCNSALKLYGSALVDYNKALSIDSTLADAYYNRALTYEALNNPVMALADMEIFTKMQPDDTLGYLAYSEMLFKQGEYSRAIAANQRAINAGLTRKAIALKNQGVCYYKLGTNSMAEYLFTQAIIESPTFEEVLLDRARVRVAMELYQDAFDDIYTYMLKHPTDFDALTIRSVCNFNLKKYDDALKDYELLIEVQPNNGDWYFEKGNCLVKLKRDAEAEIAYTTALQTSKNLGWILVMRGVVRYNQQKKEEACSDWQQARLLGEEEGILLYSRYCQESQDNPTETESK
- a CDS encoding T9SS type A sorting domain-containing protein, producing MILDDQNLTTSSITSVFAAKLSFEQPNTGIANLANTSKSIKLFPNPANSTVTIENLPVNTVIQITDMQGKLIQKIIPTDACKAVNVTQFVKGLYLIIISSENKHIVEKLLVE
- a CDS encoding SBBP repeat-containing protein codes for the protein MKQYLIITTILLCAISVFSQAPKTSWASQSTGGNNNVSTGLVVDKDGNTYITGYFSDTVHFGSYELVCKGMSDVFVAKVDKDGNYLWAISAGGSRQDIPNDIAVDDTGNLYIIGSYALIANFGTESLISSNFSNIF